TGAATTTTATCCCGAGGATTGTGCTCGCCGGAACTTTATCTTCTCCAAGTGGAGAGAAGCGGCGAAGACCTTTTGCTTTGAGGAGTTTGATGGTCCAGTATTGGAATCACTTGAGCTTCTAACTGCCAAGTCGGGGCCGGAAATTGCCAGTCAGCTGTTTAACTTCACTGATAAAGGCGGCCGCGAAGTCACCTTGAGGCCTGAATTGACACCAACGCTTGCCCGTATGGTTGGAGCCAAGGCGGGTAGTATTCGCCGTCCCGTCCGCTGGTTTGGTATCGCGGAGAATTTTCGTTATGAGAAACCTCAGAAGGGCCGCTTGCGCTCACACTATCAGCTTAATGCTGATATTCTTGGTGAAGCAGGGGTAGGAGCTGATGCCGAGATTATCGCTTTGCTCATTCACACGCTTTGTTCTTTTGGCCTCAGTGCCACCGACTTTGTCATCCGATTGAGCGATCGTAATCTCTGGTTGGCGCTATTGGAGTCCAAAGGGATTACAGGCGGTGCGGTGGTTCCCGTTCTATCAATTATTGATAAGCTGGAGCGCGATGATCCTGAGAGTGTCGTGAAAAAGCTGAACGAGGCAGGCGTCGAAGATGCCGACTCATTTTTTAAAGAAATCACCGCATTGGCAGAAATTCGCAGTCTTGAGGAGTTGGAAGCTTTTTTCAGTAGCCGTCAGGTTGAACAGGGCGAGTTTTCTGCATCAGGTAGACTCGAATCCTGGAAGGCATTACTTGAGATTTTGAAAGCGAGTGGTGCCGAAGACTTTATCCGGGTCGACCTGGGGATCGTCCGTGGGCTTGCCTACTATACCGGCTTTGTTTTTGAAGCATTTCAAACCAAAGGAAAGGCTCGGGCGCTTGCAGGCGGTGGGCGTTATGACCACCTGGTCGAAAAGTTGGGAGGGCAACCAATGCCAGCTGTTGGTTTTGGCATGGGTGACGTTACGTTGAATGACTTGCTTTTGGAGAAAAAAATTGAACCTCCAGCCGAAGGTCGTGCGGATATCTATGTCGTGATTGGTGGAGCGGACCAGCGTCCAATGGCCTTGAAGACTGTCGCTAAACTCAGAAAAGCCGGTTTTCGTGTCGATTTTCCGATAAAAGATCAAGGCTTTGGAAAGCAGTTTAAAACAGCGGATCAGAGTGGGGCTAAATTTGCGCTTGTCGTTGGAGAACAGGAAGTTAAGGACAGAGGCGTGCGAGTTAAGAACTTGAGTTCAGGTGAGGAGAGCTTCCTGACTGAAGAAAAAATTATCACTTTTCTTACAGGTTTTTTCAATTGTTAAAAAAGGATTAATCCTTCGGGAAATAGGGTATTTACTTGATGTGGTTGGGTTATTTCTTCTAATCTTTCATCAGTATTTGATCGAATAATACAGGCATCTCGCCCGTGTTACATAGAAATTCTTTCATCCCGATGAGGAATATACACCCTATGGCTTATCTCTTAATTTACTGTATAATAAGACGAGAACATTCAATCAGTCATGAAACTTAAGACCCTTCTTCTATTAGCAATCCTTGGTGCAGCGGGTTATTACGCATATGGGTTTGCCGTGACGCAATACAACCAACCAGCTCTAGCTTATAAAAGGTATGCAGCGGCGTTGATGGAAGGGGATCGAGCAAGAGCCAAGTCCCAGGCGGTTGATGATGAGGCTCTGGTTCCATTTCAATACCATGCTCAGCGAATGAGCCGCCTAGATGGTGAACAGCGTTTCGTTTGGTACACTTTCATTGATCAGCGTTTTTCTGAAGATGGGAATTCAGTTACGATGGTTGTTCGGCAGACCGTTCGGGTTGACCCTCCGGGATCAGATAGTTTTTTCGGAACTGAGATTCGTAAAGACCGCCATACGGTTACCTTGATAAAAGATCAGTCGGCTTGGAAAATCAAACGATTCGATGACTCCGCAACCCAACTTGGCCATTCCGAGAAAGTTGCAGGAAGACAAGGCTAGCCAAACTGACTTCTGAGGTGATACATTAATTTGTGTCTAACATCCAAAAAGTCGGTGCTGCAGCAATTGTGGTTATTGCTGTTATTGCTTATTTTCTGATCGGCGGTGATGACGCTGAGTCTGCGATTAACAAGCGCCTTGATGAGCTGGAAGCGTTGGCTTCGAAAACGGGTAAGGAGTCACAGTTCGATATGCTGGGTAAAGCAAAGAAAGCTTCGGGGTATGTGGTTGAGCAGCCCTATCTTGAACTGCTTCCTGGCTATGATATCGTTGGAGATCGCGATGCGTTGACGGGTATGCTGGTATCGCTTCGTGGGCGAGTCAGTACCGCGGATGTTGATTTTTCTGGAAGACAGATCTCTATTGGTGATTCAGGTAAAACCGCCTTAGTTAATGCAACAGTTAGTGCAAAAGCCGAGGGCTATGGTGACGGGAGGACACATCGATCCAAATATCGAATGGAATGGGTGGAGCAGAACGGCGACTGGCTTATTGCCAGAGTCGAATTGTTGGAGCGTTGATTTTCAAGGCAATCTGAGCAATTTACCTTCCTATGGTTTTCCAACCAGTGCTTCGGCATTACTGGCCCAACTGAGCTCTGCTGCTCGGGCTACGCCTGCTTTGCCAAGTCTTTGCCGCAGCTCCTGATCTTCGACCAGCGATTGTATTGCTTTGGCCAGGTCGCGTCTGTCACGAGGACTCACAATAAGTCCTGTTTTTCCATGGCGAACAGCCTCTGGAATTCCACCACTTCGGTTGGCAATCACTGGCAAACCAGTGGCTCCAGCTTCAATACAAACCATTCCAAACCCTTCCACACTTGGGCCGGCGCGGAGACTGGTTAAGGTAAAGATGTCAGCGGCTGCATAGGCTTCAGGTAATCGCTCATCCTCAATTGGTCCAGGAAACTCAATGCGGCAGGCTGATGTTTTGGCCATTTGTTTCAGTTTCTCCAGATAGTTTTTATCTGTAATCGGCCCGACGAAACTCAGGCAGATTTTTGACTTCACATCGGCTGGCAGGTGGTCCACTGCTTCGATCAAACAGTGTAGTCCTTTTCTGGGGTGGATTCTGCCCAATGACAAAACCGTGCAGGTATCTTTTTCAGGTTTTGCAGGTGATGTCGGTTGGAAGTCAGTTCTAAGGCCTCCTGAAACAATAACGGTTTTTGGTCCCAAAAAAGGATAGTATCGGAGCAGCAGCTTTTTCGTGAATCGGGAGACGACACCGATCTTATCTGCGTGATTGAGCAATGCTCCAAATAGTTCCCTTCGATAACGTAAACGGCAAAAACGAAGAATTTCCGAGCCATGTAGGACGACTGAGAACTTTCCAAAAGGCAGCTTGCCCATGGCATTGAGATACATTGCGGCAAGGATTGGTCCAGGCTCGGTCAGAATAACGGTCGATGATTCGAAGGGCCGTGCTTCTTGCATGATTTGCCACATCATGGTTTTGCGGTCGCCCCAGCCTAGATTGCCCTTGATGCCAACTTTTCGAACTGCAAATGGAAAATCCTTATTTGTGAGCGCCTCATGCTCAGGAGCCCAGACCGTTGTTTCCCAGCCCAAATCACAAGCAGCGCGTGCTGTTTCTTCAGTATAAACTGCGATTCCACCTCGCTTGGGATAAAACTCGTGGGTAAGAATGACCAGTTGGGAGCTCATCGATGTTTTCAGGTTTCGGAATGTTGTCTTGATTGGGGTATACATCGCCGTTGACCCAAGTGCCCAGCATTGTGAAAGTGACAGTAAATGCAACCAATCTCGAAAAGCTATCCAAAGGCACTGGTTACGGGTGCCAGCAGTGGGCTCGGCAAGGCTTTTGCCGATATGTTACTGGCTGAAGGCGTTGAAGTCTGGGGTACCAGCCGGGATGCATCTCGTATCGAGAAGAAAGAGGGGATGCATGCACTTTCGCTCGATCTGGCCGACCCTGAATCGGTTCAGGCTTTTATGCGGGATAATGTCGAGATCCTGGACCAGGTGGATCTGTTCATCAATAACGCCGGAGCCGGTGTCTTTTCGAGTTTCTTTGAAATGCATCCACAGGACATTGGTGAGCAGATCAAGGTTCTTATGCATGGGCCAATTGCGCTTTGCCACAGGGTTTTACCAAGCATGTTGAGTCGCGAGAAAGGAGCGATTGTCAATGTGGCATCGTTGGCGGCCGACTTTCCGCTTCCGTGGTTCAGCATTTATTCATCCTGCAAGGCCGGCCTTTCTCAATTCAGTCGTGCATTGGCCATCGAATTGATGGAAACCGATGTGGCTGTGATCGATTTGCAACCCGGCGATTTCAAGACAGGTTTTAATCACGCTGCCAAAAAGCCCGAGCACATGGACGAAGATGAGCGGAAGTTATGGACCCGCATTGAATATACTTTTACTCACGGGCCGGAACCAGAAAAGGCCGCACGGGATCTCCGCAAAGCGTTGCTAAAAGGAAAAAGTTCTGTTGTCAGAACCGGTAACTTCTTTCAGGCCACTTTGGCTCCGCTTTTTGCACGTCTTGTTCCCTGGTCGCTCACTTCCTGGTCAGTTCGCAAGTACTTTGGTCTTCGTTAGTATGGTCACAGCTAAGTAATCTATGAGACTTTATTTGAGAATATTTGAAGGTAGGGCGCAGTCTCCAGACAAGCCGCCAAGAGTTATGTTCGGCTTGTCTGGAGACTGCGCCCTACCCAAATGCAGTTCACAAACTAAGTCCCTGACTTCTCACTTCTGTTTGCTTCCTTCTGCCTGATTTCCAATCACCATGCGCATTGCCATTGTTCAGGATTATCTTCGAGGTGGTGGAACCGAAAAGCATTCGATCCTCTTAGCTAATTTTTTTCATGAGCGGGATTATGAAGTCGTTCTGATGCGTTTTCGGCCGGGTGGTGCACTTGAGTCTAGATTAAAAGCTCCTTCGATTGTTTTGCAGCCGTTTGATACGCGCCTCAATTTTCTCGCTCCTGGCCTTTTCAAGCAACTGATTCAATGGAAGCCGGATGTTGTTTTGTGCATGGGGCATGAGGCGAACTTGCGCGTGGCAGCTATTAAACGGCGCCTGCCTGGTATTCCTGTTGTCGGGACATTGCGTTCGGGTAAACCATTAACCAGACGCTTGTTCCTGTCTGCCAAGGCGGCAGATGCGGTTGTCGCAAATTCCAACTGGGCCAGTCAGCGTGCCCAGAAGAAAGGCATCACGGCTGCGAAGCTCCACTTAATCAATAATCTGCTCGGCTTCAATATTGCCGAGCTGGCTCCTCAGGGAGCAGGAGCAGATATTCGACGTGAGTTTGATACAAAAGACGATGATGCTGTTCTGATAAATGTCGCTGGATTCCGTCGAAAAAAAGGTCAGGCCGAGCTGCTGGCGATGTTATCTCCGATCCTGAACCTGGGTGGTGTTGTCCTTTGGCTGGTGGGGGATGGCCCGGAGTTAGAGCGATGCCGGAAATTGGCGATCGTTCTGGGGGTTGCTGGAGCTGTCCGTTTTACAGGTCGTCGGGATGATGTATTTGAGTTATTGAAAGCGGCAGATATCTGTGTGCACGCATCACGAACAGAATCGCAGCCCAATGCCCTGATTGAAGCTCAATCTGCGGGATTGCCAGTTGTTGCCCTGGATATCGCTGGTGTCGGAGAAGCCTTTCAGCACGGACATTCTGGCGTTCTGATTAAGAGTAATGACACTGCTGGTTTTCTGGAGGCAGTGACTATGCTCATTCGTGATCCTAAAGTACGGGATTCCTATGGGAGAGCAGGGCGCGAGTTTGCGCTCGCTAAATTTGATGATGGGCGAAATTCACTTGCCTATGTCGAGTTGTTTGAAGAACTCGTTGGGCCGGAATTATAAATGACGCACTGAAATTTTCATGGAGCAAAGATCCTTTCTGCATTTCTTGAATCCGCTTAGCCTGTTTGGTTTACTAATCAAGCAGCGGGACCTTGTCTGGCAATTGACACGTCGGAATATCGCACAGGAAGTAAAAGGGAGTTATCTTGGGATTCTTTGGACTTTGCTGAATCCACTCCTGGAACTCGCAGTTTATGCTGTGGTTTTCGGCCTGATATTTGGTGCTCGGTTTGAGGAAAGTCCCAATCCAGGTAAGGTTGATTATGTGCTTGGGCTTTTTCTGGGGCTTACGCTTTACAGCCTGATTGCGGATATGCTCGGGATTGCTCCCAGGTTGATTTTGGGAAATCCCAACTACGTCAAGAAAGTCGTTTTCCCACTCGAGGTTTTGCCTGCGTCGGCAACTGGTGCGGCAATATATCGTTTTTTAGTAACACTTGCTCTTCTCTTGATTGGCACATTTTTCATTGGAGAAGGACTGACATGGAAAGCCTTGTTGTTCCCGGTGGTTGCATTTCCAGTGGTATTGATCGCTTTGGGATTCACCTTTTTTGCATCCAGTCTGGGCGTGTTTTTTCGTGACCTCGCTCAAATTACCAATGTTCTTTCGAAGATCCTGCTATACGCTAGTGGAGTTTTTTATGCGGCGATTAAGGTGAAAGAGCATGCTCCAGGCATCTGGACATGGTTGCAGTGGAATCCGATTCTATTGTCGATTGAGTCATGTCGCCGCGTTTTGCTATGGGATTTATCACCGGACCCTTGGCACGTTGCCTATTCCTGGATCTTCGGATTGGTCCTTTGCCTAATCGGCTATGCCTGTTTCGAAAAGCTGCGTCCCAGCTTCGCTGATGTGTTATAAGCAAAAAATGCCTCACTTAAAGAATGAGGCATTTCTGAAATGAGCTTTTACTTTGCGCTGAGAATTTTCTTCTTCTGTCGCTCAAACTCCCTGTCGCTGATTACGCCTTGCTGATGAGCTTTTTGGAGATCCATCAGTTCTTGGCCGGTTGTGGTGGTTCGAGTTTCCTGGACTGTGTTGCTTTTGGCACCACCACCGCCGCAGCCGACAAGTGCAAATGGGAGAAAACAGGCGAGAAGTATAGCGAAAGATGCGTTTTTCATAGTAATTGTTAAAGAACCCATGAAATTAGTGTTCTGCAAGCCATTTTAGCCCTAGGGTGTTTGGACTAGAATTATGATGATTCATGCATTGTTAGAGCGGCAAACAGGCGATCGGCTCTGGAATTCGGTATTATCGATGATCGACCGTTGACCAAGCTTGACACGCGCTTCGCAGGAGGCTTATTTCTAACGGTTTTCCACACAATCCAACTTTCCGGATAGTGGGTCTTCGACCCGCTATTTTTTTTCAACCAATCCAAGCACCTAATGAGTTCCGAAATTCTGTCCGTTCTCGAATACATGGAGAAAGAGAAGGGAATCAGTCGTGATGACATGATTGCCACGATTTCTTCTGCTATTCGCAACGCCGCGTTGAAAGGCATCAACGCAGGCCAGGAACTGAAAGTCGAAATCAACCCGAAGAATGGCGCGCTTCAGGCGTGGTCCATTATGCACGTGGTTGATTCTGTGGCTGAACCTGCAACTGAGATCCACATCGAGAAGGCACATCTTTATAACAAAGAAGCCAAAGTCGGCGATTACATCGAAAAAGAAATCGATCCCGCATATCTTGGTCGAATTGCTGCGCAAACAGCGCGGCAGGCCATCATGCAGCGTATCCGTCAGTTTGAAAAAGAGCGCATATACGACGATTATAAAGATTCTGTCGGTGATATTGTCACCGGTACCGTTCGCCGTCGCGAACGTGGCGACCTGATTGTCGATTTAGGAAAAGCAGAAGCGATTCTGCCACCACGTGAGCGTGTCCCAGGTGAAGATTATGCTCCCAACGAGCGTATTCGATGC
The Rubellicoccus peritrichatus DNA segment above includes these coding regions:
- a CDS encoding ABC transporter permease: MEQRSFLHFLNPLSLFGLLIKQRDLVWQLTRRNIAQEVKGSYLGILWTLLNPLLELAVYAVVFGLIFGARFEESPNPGKVDYVLGLFLGLTLYSLIADMLGIAPRLILGNPNYVKKVVFPLEVLPASATGAAIYRFLVTLALLLIGTFFIGEGLTWKALLFPVVAFPVVLIALGFTFFASSLGVFFRDLAQITNVLSKILLYASGVFYAAIKVKEHAPGIWTWLQWNPILLSIESCRRVLLWDLSPDPWHVAYSWIFGLVLCLIGYACFEKLRPSFADVL
- a CDS encoding SDR family NAD(P)-dependent oxidoreductase, with the translated sequence MQPISKSYPKALVTGASSGLGKAFADMLLAEGVEVWGTSRDASRIEKKEGMHALSLDLADPESVQAFMRDNVEILDQVDLFINNAGAGVFSSFFEMHPQDIGEQIKVLMHGPIALCHRVLPSMLSREKGAIVNVASLAADFPLPWFSIYSSCKAGLSQFSRALAIELMETDVAVIDLQPGDFKTGFNHAAKKPEHMDEDERKLWTRIEYTFTHGPEPEKAARDLRKALLKGKSSVVRTGNFFQATLAPLFARLVPWSLTSWSVRKYFGLR
- a CDS encoding glycosyltransferase family 4 protein, whose product is MRIAIVQDYLRGGGTEKHSILLANFFHERDYEVVLMRFRPGGALESRLKAPSIVLQPFDTRLNFLAPGLFKQLIQWKPDVVLCMGHEANLRVAAIKRRLPGIPVVGTLRSGKPLTRRLFLSAKAADAVVANSNWASQRAQKKGITAAKLHLINNLLGFNIAELAPQGAGADIRREFDTKDDDAVLINVAGFRRKKGQAELLAMLSPILNLGGVVLWLVGDGPELERCRKLAIVLGVAGAVRFTGRRDDVFELLKAADICVHASRTESQPNALIEAQSAGLPVVALDIAGVGEAFQHGHSGVLIKSNDTAGFLEAVTMLIRDPKVRDSYGRAGREFALAKFDDGRNSLAYVELFEELVGPEL
- the hisS gene encoding histidine--tRNA ligase, which encodes MFQTLPGFREFYPEDCARRNFIFSKWREAAKTFCFEEFDGPVLESLELLTAKSGPEIASQLFNFTDKGGREVTLRPELTPTLARMVGAKAGSIRRPVRWFGIAENFRYEKPQKGRLRSHYQLNADILGEAGVGADAEIIALLIHTLCSFGLSATDFVIRLSDRNLWLALLESKGITGGAVVPVLSIIDKLERDDPESVVKKLNEAGVEDADSFFKEITALAEIRSLEELEAFFSSRQVEQGEFSASGRLESWKALLEILKASGAEDFIRVDLGIVRGLAYYTGFVFEAFQTKGKARALAGGGRYDHLVEKLGGQPMPAVGFGMGDVTLNDLLLEKKIEPPAEGRADIYVVIGGADQRPMALKTVAKLRKAGFRVDFPIKDQGFGKQFKTADQSGAKFALVVGEQEVKDRGVRVKNLSSGEESFLTEEKIITFLTGFFNC
- a CDS encoding SHOCT domain-containing protein, yielding MKNASFAILLACFLPFALVGCGGGGAKSNTVQETRTTTTGQELMDLQKAHQQGVISDREFERQKKKILSAK
- a CDS encoding glycosyltransferase family 4 protein, with product MSSQLVILTHEFYPKRGGIAVYTEETARAACDLGWETTVWAPEHEALTNKDFPFAVRKVGIKGNLGWGDRKTMMWQIMQEARPFESSTVILTEPGPILAAMYLNAMGKLPFGKFSVVLHGSEILRFCRLRYRRELFGALLNHADKIGVVSRFTKKLLLRYYPFLGPKTVIVSGGLRTDFQPTSPAKPEKDTCTVLSLGRIHPRKGLHCLIEAVDHLPADVKSKICLSFVGPITDKNYLEKLKQMAKTSACRIEFPGPIEDERLPEAYAAADIFTLTSLRAGPSVEGFGMVCIEAGATGLPVIANRSGGIPEAVRHGKTGLIVSPRDRRDLAKAIQSLVEDQELRQRLGKAGVARAAELSWASNAEALVGKP